From a single Paenibacillus sp. FSL W8-0426 genomic region:
- a CDS encoding amino acid ABC transporter permease, with product MDFAGAYAWPNLRFLLQGFLVTLQVAGLSIVFSFVLGTVFGTIRYMRVPVLSQLAAVIVDIIRNLPLLLIIFFIHIVLPQLGIKLPVFWSTVVGLSLFEGAMIAEIVRSGLNSIERGQIEAARSSGLSYMQTLGSIIMPQALRRMSPPMVSQFISLLKDTSLAIIISLPELMRNVQILGGQSFNYVIPALLLATALYFIINYTLSIVARRLEARIH from the coding sequence ATGGACTTTGCCGGCGCTTACGCTTGGCCCAATCTACGCTTTCTGCTTCAGGGGTTTCTGGTAACCCTCCAGGTCGCCGGATTATCCATCGTATTCAGTTTCGTGCTTGGAACCGTGTTCGGAACGATCCGGTATATGCGGGTTCCGGTTCTGTCGCAGCTTGCTGCGGTCATCGTGGACATCATTCGCAATTTGCCGCTGTTGCTGATCATTTTTTTCATCCATATCGTCCTGCCGCAGCTCGGCATCAAACTGCCTGTATTTTGGTCCACCGTTGTGGGTTTGAGTTTGTTTGAGGGGGCCATGATCGCCGAGATCGTTCGCAGCGGGCTGAACTCGATTGAACGAGGGCAGATTGAAGCAGCCCGCTCGTCCGGCCTGAGTTATATGCAGACACTAGGCAGCATCATTATGCCTCAAGCCTTGCGGCGCATGTCTCCTCCCATGGTCAGCCAGTTCATCTCCCTGCTAAAGGATACGTCCCTTGCGATCATCATTTCCTTGCCGGAGCTGATGCGCAATGTACAGATTCTTGGCGGACAAAGCTTCAATTACGTTATTCCGGCCCTGCTGCTGGCGACCGCGCTCTATTTTATCATCAACTACACGTTGTCGATCGTGGCACGACGACTTGAGGCCCGTATCCATTGA
- a CDS encoding transporter substrate-binding domain-containing protein, translated as MKNVLKWPAFMLVLMLSIVLSGCNNTGSDSPGSGGDGDSSAKGTIEQIKERGKLIAGVKYDTKLFGLKDPSSGAVEGFDVDIAKALAKQILGDETKVELKEVTSKTRIPMLQNGDIDIIIATMTITDERKEQVDFSDVYFEAGQSLLVKNDSSITGLDSLGKGVKVLAVKGSTSAQNIREKAPDAEVLEYDNYQDAFTALKAGKGDALTTDNIILIGMQQSDNNYKLVGGNFTSEPYGMAIRKGDSAFVEEVNTLLKNMKDSGEYDALHEKWLGSKPE; from the coding sequence ATGAAAAACGTGTTGAAATGGCCTGCATTCATGTTGGTGCTGATGCTCTCTATTGTACTTTCCGGTTGCAATAATACGGGGAGCGATTCACCGGGGAGCGGCGGGGATGGCGATTCCTCGGCCAAAGGTACGATCGAACAGATTAAAGAGCGTGGCAAACTCATCGCAGGGGTGAAGTATGATACCAAGCTGTTTGGCCTCAAAGACCCGTCCAGCGGAGCCGTCGAAGGCTTCGACGTCGATATTGCCAAAGCGCTCGCCAAGCAAATTCTCGGAGACGAAACCAAGGTCGAGCTGAAAGAGGTCACCTCCAAAACGCGCATCCCCATGCTGCAAAACGGCGACATCGACATCATCATCGCAACCATGACCATTACCGATGAGCGCAAGGAGCAGGTTGATTTCAGCGATGTGTATTTCGAAGCAGGGCAATCCCTTCTCGTGAAAAACGATAGCTCCATCACCGGGCTGGATAGCCTTGGCAAAGGCGTGAAAGTGCTTGCGGTGAAAGGCTCCACGTCTGCGCAAAACATTCGCGAAAAAGCACCGGACGCCGAGGTGCTGGAATACGACAACTATCAAGATGCCTTCACGGCCCTCAAAGCCGGCAAAGGCGATGCGCTGACCACCGACAATATCATCCTCATCGGCATGCAGCAATCCGATAACAACTATAAGCTCGTCGGCGGCAATTTCACCAGCGAACCATACGGCATGGCCATCCGTAAAGGAGACAGCGCCTTTGTGGAGGAAGTGAATACCCTGCTCAAAAACATGAAAGATAGCGGCGAATACGATGCCCTGCATGAAAAGTGGCTCGGCAGCAAGCCTGAGTAA
- a CDS encoding amino acid ABC transporter ATP-binding protein codes for MGCILIEFRGVQKHYGQFHVLKDIHLTIAEGEVVVIIGPSGSGKSTLLRCINRLETITEGELFVSGVALHGKKVDINLFRRDIGMVFQHFNLYPHKKVIDNITLAPIKVRKQSKDQAAATAMKYLTRVGIADKADSYPSQLSGGQQQRVAIARGLAMEPKIMLFDEPTSALDPEMIGEVLDVMRSLAHHGMTMVVVTHEMGFAREVADRVIFMDEGRIVEEAAAADFFDQPKEERAQQFLSRLIHH; via the coding sequence ATGGGATGTATTTTGATTGAATTCAGGGGTGTTCAGAAGCATTATGGTCAATTTCATGTCCTCAAAGATATCCATCTCACCATTGCCGAGGGCGAGGTCGTCGTGATCATCGGCCCTTCGGGCTCAGGCAAAAGCACGCTGCTTCGCTGCATCAATCGTCTGGAAACGATCACCGAAGGCGAACTGTTCGTTAGCGGCGTCGCCCTGCATGGCAAAAAGGTGGACATCAACCTCTTCCGGCGCGACATCGGCATGGTATTCCAGCACTTTAATCTCTACCCTCACAAAAAAGTCATCGATAACATCACCCTTGCCCCCATCAAAGTACGCAAACAATCCAAAGACCAGGCCGCGGCCACGGCCATGAAGTATTTGACCCGCGTAGGCATTGCCGACAAAGCCGACAGCTATCCCTCCCAATTGTCCGGTGGCCAGCAGCAGCGCGTGGCAATTGCGCGAGGACTCGCGATGGAGCCCAAAATCATGCTGTTTGACGAGCCCACTTCCGCGCTTGATCCGGAGATGATCGGCGAAGTGCTCGACGTCATGCGCTCCCTGGCCCATCATGGCATGACCATGGTCGTCGTGACGCATGAGATGGGCTTTGCCCGCGAGGTAGCGGACCGGGTTATTTTCATGGATGAAGGAAGAATTGTGGAAGAAGCCGCTGCCGCCGACTTTTTTGATCAACCGAAGGAGGAACGTGCACAACAATTTCTTAGCCGCTTGATTCATCATTAG
- a CDS encoding Glu/Leu/Phe/Val dehydrogenase, which yields MNWFEAMERHDYEELVLCQDKSSGLKAIIAIHDTTLGPALGGTRMWTYASEDAAIEDALRLARGMTYKHAVSGLNLGGGKAVIIGDPRRDKNEAMFRAFGRYVQGLNGRYVTAEDVGTTEEDMNLIYQETDYVTGISPSYGSSGNPSPATAWGVYRGMKAAAKEALGTDLLEGKTVAVQGIGNVAMRLCEYLHEEGARLIVTDIHKDAVQEAVNRFGAIAVDPSDITGVDCDIYAPCALGGTINDDTLRTLKAKVVAGCANNQLLETRHGDRLHEMGIVYAPDYVINAGGVINIADELSGYNRERAWSKIGEIYENLEKVFEISRTEGIATYMAADRLAERRIEWMKNARSTFLQNGHHALSSRRLRR from the coding sequence ATGAATTGGTTTGAAGCAATGGAACGCCATGATTACGAGGAGCTCGTCTTGTGTCAGGATAAATCATCCGGATTGAAGGCGATCATCGCTATCCATGACACAACGCTTGGACCTGCACTGGGCGGGACGCGAATGTGGACATATGCCTCCGAAGATGCAGCCATTGAAGATGCACTGCGGCTTGCCCGCGGAATGACGTACAAACATGCCGTATCCGGCCTGAACCTGGGCGGAGGAAAGGCAGTTATTATCGGGGACCCGCGACGGGACAAAAATGAAGCGATGTTTCGCGCTTTCGGCAGATACGTTCAAGGGTTGAACGGCCGTTATGTGACTGCGGAAGACGTCGGTACGACCGAGGAAGACATGAACCTGATTTATCAGGAGACGGACTACGTTACGGGCATCTCCCCGAGTTACGGTTCATCCGGTAATCCTTCTCCGGCGACGGCCTGGGGTGTATATCGGGGAATGAAGGCAGCAGCCAAGGAGGCACTCGGCACCGATTTACTGGAAGGCAAAACGGTAGCCGTGCAAGGCATCGGAAACGTGGCCATGCGTTTATGCGAGTATTTGCATGAGGAGGGAGCCCGCCTGATCGTGACGGATATCCATAAAGACGCTGTGCAGGAAGCGGTGAACCGTTTTGGCGCGATTGCCGTGGATCCCTCGGATATTACTGGCGTCGACTGCGATATTTATGCACCTTGCGCCCTTGGCGGCACCATCAATGACGACACACTTAGGACGCTGAAGGCAAAGGTCGTCGCTGGCTGTGCGAACAACCAGCTCTTGGAGACTCGGCACGGCGACCGACTTCACGAGATGGGCATCGTATATGCGCCTGACTACGTGATTAACGCAGGAGGCGTCATCAACATAGCCGATGAACTCAGCGGGTATAACCGGGAGAGGGCATGGAGCAAGATTGGGGAAATTTACGAAAATCTGGAGAAGGTTTTTGAAATTTCGCGGACGGAAGGTATAGCAACCTACATGGCGGCGGACCGTCTGGCTGAGCGTCGCATTGAATGGATGAAAAACGCGCGCAGTACGTTTCTGCAAAATGGGCATCACGCCCTGAGCTCCCGCAGATTGCGCCGATAA
- a CDS encoding MFS transporter produces MEMTKNSKPAAPVSSWMILLLASACGLIVANLYYAQTVIGPISAATGLSSAAAGLIVTITQIGYVLGLLFIVPLSDITENRRLITILLLVLIVALMVASFAPNASLFLSASLIIGIGSVIAQILVPYATYLTSEEQRGRVVGNVMSGLLLGIMLARPVASFITSLFGWHAVFIFSAVVIALLTLLLSRALPTRRPEPVMNYGQLIGSLAKLFRTLPMLRRRAFYQASLFGAFSLFWTTVPLRLANDFNMSQQGIAWFALAGVGGAIAAPIAGRLADRGMTKVLTGVAMVVAALSFGLAYLFQGHSVLSLSLLVVVAITLDMAVSGNLVLGQRVIYSLAGNARGRVNGIFMSIFFIGGAIGSTLGSWSYAAGGWSLTTLIGLIMPLLALGYYLTERKAQAAVNP; encoded by the coding sequence ATGGAAATGACCAAAAATTCGAAGCCGGCTGCGCCCGTATCATCATGGATGATATTGCTTTTGGCCTCGGCATGCGGGCTCATCGTGGCCAATCTCTATTATGCTCAAACCGTCATTGGCCCAATCAGCGCTGCCACGGGGCTATCGTCTGCCGCAGCCGGACTGATCGTCACCATTACCCAAATCGGGTACGTCCTTGGATTGCTTTTTATCGTGCCGCTTAGCGACATTACCGAAAATCGCCGTCTGATCACTATACTTCTCCTTGTTCTGATCGTCGCACTTATGGTGGCTTCGTTCGCACCTAATGCATCGCTGTTCCTGTCAGCTTCGCTGATTATCGGAATCGGCTCCGTGATCGCCCAGATTCTTGTGCCGTACGCCACGTACCTGACTTCCGAAGAGCAGCGGGGGCGCGTCGTGGGCAACGTGATGAGCGGCCTGCTGCTCGGCATTATGCTCGCTCGCCCTGTCGCAAGCTTCATCACCAGCCTGTTCGGATGGCATGCGGTCTTCATTTTCTCGGCCGTCGTAATAGCTCTGCTGACCCTGCTCCTCTCTCGGGCCCTGCCTACCCGGAGACCCGAGCCTGTCATGAATTACGGCCAACTTATCGGATCGCTCGCCAAGTTGTTCAGAACACTGCCGATGCTCCGTCGCCGCGCTTTCTACCAGGCCAGCCTGTTCGGTGCCTTCAGCCTGTTCTGGACCACCGTTCCGCTGCGTTTGGCTAATGACTTCAATATGTCTCAGCAAGGCATAGCCTGGTTCGCTTTGGCTGGTGTGGGCGGTGCAATAGCTGCTCCGATTGCAGGCCGTCTGGCAGACCGGGGCATGACCAAAGTATTGACGGGAGTCGCCATGGTCGTCGCTGCCCTATCCTTCGGTCTCGCTTATCTGTTCCAAGGCCACTCCGTCCTGTCGCTCTCTCTGCTCGTCGTCGTCGCCATCACGCTGGACATGGCCGTTTCGGGCAACCTGGTTCTGGGACAGCGCGTGATCTATTCTCTGGCAGGCAATGCCCGCGGACGCGTGAATGGGATCTTCATGTCGATCTTTTTTATCGGCGGGGCGATCGGCTCAACACTCGGCAGCTGGTCTTATGCAGCCGGAGGATGGAGCCTTACCACGCTTATCGGATTGATTATGCCGCTGCTTGCTCTCGGTTACTATCTGACGGAGAGAAAAGCTCAGGCCGCAGTCAATCCTTAA
- a CDS encoding TetR/AcrR family transcriptional regulator, producing the protein MTAKRGRPRNMETQNAILTASYELLLELGFAAVTVEKIAERAQVSKATIYKWWPNKGAVIMDGYMNAATARLPVPDTGTVFEDLRIHAANLVVFLTSREGKMITEIIGEGQLDPALAEEYRSRYIRPRRQEAWGIIEKGVKRGELRADANIGLYIDMIYGPVFYRMLVTGEGILESDILELLDSLFEGIRVT; encoded by the coding sequence ATGACTGCCAAAAGAGGGCGCCCTCGCAACATGGAAACCCAGAACGCTATTCTGACCGCATCGTACGAGCTGCTGCTTGAACTCGGATTCGCGGCGGTTACGGTGGAGAAAATTGCTGAACGGGCGCAAGTGAGCAAGGCAACGATCTATAAATGGTGGCCGAACAAAGGCGCAGTAATTATGGACGGATACATGAATGCGGCCACGGCACGGCTTCCCGTTCCCGATACGGGAACCGTATTCGAAGATTTGCGCATTCATGCCGCCAATCTCGTCGTTTTTCTGACGAGCCGTGAGGGGAAAATGATTACTGAAATTATTGGAGAAGGACAACTCGATCCTGCGCTGGCCGAAGAATACAGAAGCAGGTATATCCGCCCTAGAAGGCAGGAAGCTTGGGGGATCATCGAGAAAGGCGTGAAACGCGGAGAATTGAGAGCCGATGCCAACATCGGATTGTATATCGATATGATCTATGGACCGGTTTTCTATCGAATGCTCGTTACGGGGGAAGGCATCTTGGAGAGCGACATCCTGGAGCTTCTGGACTCGTTATTTGAGGGGATTCGCGTTACATAG
- a CDS encoding LLM class flavin-dependent oxidoreductase, with product MKFALFSLMMNLPNALTGEALTTQQKFLNILDQARLAEKLGFDAYGVGERHGAPFLSSSPPVVLTAVAAATSRIRLLTTVTVLSVLDPVRVAEDYATLDHFSGGRLELIIGKGNDPRHYPLFGIREEDQWESLGERYELLKRLWTEESVTWNGKYRPPLHEVTTQPRPYQQTIPVWHGSASSTLSTELAAKHGEPLFTSNSFHPQAKYKALIDHYRERLEHYGHDAGKALIGSGAGSLYLADTREEAIRRYKPYYEAFHATAAAQHNQSPFKDLEDNIANGPVLIGSPEQIVEKILDYHQAFGHQVLSISVDGLSHQEQLEQVQRFAEEVAPILRREIPSQVWSTPPILNEHDSTSSSVGIPPAISPIFQV from the coding sequence ATGAAGTTTGCCTTGTTCAGCCTCATGATGAATCTGCCCAATGCGTTAACAGGCGAAGCCCTGACCACGCAGCAGAAGTTCCTGAACATATTGGATCAGGCCCGCCTGGCGGAGAAGCTGGGCTTCGATGCATATGGGGTCGGCGAGAGACATGGCGCTCCCTTCCTCTCATCTTCCCCTCCCGTCGTGTTAACCGCGGTGGCTGCCGCGACTTCGCGCATTCGTTTGCTGACGACGGTAACCGTGCTTAGCGTGCTTGACCCCGTGCGTGTAGCCGAGGATTACGCCACGCTCGACCACTTCTCCGGCGGACGCCTGGAGCTAATCATCGGCAAAGGCAACGATCCCCGGCATTATCCGCTGTTCGGCATCCGTGAAGAGGATCAATGGGAATCTCTAGGAGAACGATACGAGCTGCTGAAACGGCTTTGGACGGAAGAGAGCGTCACCTGGAATGGAAAATACCGCCCACCATTACATGAAGTCACAACCCAGCCAAGGCCTTATCAGCAAACCATCCCTGTTTGGCATGGCAGTGCATCCAGCACCCTGTCTACCGAGCTTGCAGCCAAACATGGGGAGCCTTTGTTCACTTCGAATTCCTTCCATCCCCAAGCCAAATACAAGGCGCTGATTGACCATTATCGAGAACGCCTTGAGCACTACGGCCACGATGCCGGCAAAGCGCTTATAGGCTCCGGAGCAGGCAGCCTGTATTTGGCAGATACGCGCGAGGAAGCCATACGCCGATACAAGCCCTACTACGAGGCATTTCATGCAACAGCCGCCGCTCAGCATAACCAGTCGCCTTTCAAGGACCTGGAGGATAACATCGCTAACGGCCCGGTACTGATTGGAAGCCCGGAGCAGATCGTCGAAAAAATTCTGGATTACCACCAGGCATTTGGCCATCAGGTGCTAAGCATCAGCGTGGACGGCCTGAGCCATCAGGAGCAGTTAGAGCAAGTACAGCGTTTCGCTGAAGAAGTGGCTCCCATTTTACGGAGGGAAATCCCCAGTCAGGTGTGGAGCACACCCCCGATTCTGAATGAGCATGACTCCACTTCGTCCTCTGTCGGCATCCCTCCTGCCATTTCCCCGATTTTTCAGGTATGA
- a CDS encoding transcriptional regulator, with amino-acid sequence MSAIIKGTRPIAMAQLDLLTEGMKLEEGHFYEQYGAECFVEAAPHWRRLEPFLQRCAELDKLDCIQNVIRQVTDDRSYISELFEMAEGMFERGQKQAALMLYECVAECEKYQHSERLALCQYRIFTLSLGQDQHANLRAAVHFEPFINRLDEERQLDAIKDLANTYSALRYWDKMFALADELGRKAELMEPYTKKRVEKEERVSAYPLFVYKAYSNLLKASASEWKGNYVQALEFTKQYESIVNIEDPNDEEQFYITMFIGWTKVNNILYKLMMGNEAVLPDYVEWIDKNEKETLTALVKIVEAANLHNMNVDAVLRKFEHRIDTLLSDWALSAGYNEQIKNDRHSRFLVELSVYHFRHERYTEGMQRLLTCLSSAIKINNHIDIIQCVAMFEKFRSFASKEALKMYAFLMEEVRSNYENQKDRSYTLV; translated from the coding sequence TTGAGTGCCATCATCAAAGGAACAAGGCCCATCGCCATGGCACAGCTAGACTTGCTGACGGAAGGCATGAAGCTGGAAGAGGGGCATTTTTACGAGCAGTATGGGGCCGAATGCTTCGTGGAAGCAGCGCCGCATTGGAGGAGGCTGGAGCCTTTCCTGCAGCGTTGTGCCGAATTGGACAAGCTGGATTGCATCCAGAACGTGATTCGCCAGGTAACAGACGACCGTTCGTACATTTCCGAATTGTTCGAGATGGCGGAAGGCATGTTCGAGCGCGGACAGAAACAGGCGGCACTCATGCTCTACGAATGCGTTGCGGAGTGCGAGAAGTATCAACATTCCGAGCGTTTGGCACTCTGCCAATACCGGATTTTCACCTTGTCCTTGGGTCAGGATCAACATGCAAACCTGAGAGCGGCCGTGCATTTCGAGCCCTTCATCAATCGGCTGGATGAGGAGCGGCAGCTTGATGCGATCAAGGATCTGGCAAATACATATTCGGCCTTGCGCTATTGGGACAAGATGTTTGCGTTGGCGGACGAGCTTGGCCGTAAAGCCGAGTTGATGGAGCCTTACACGAAAAAAAGGGTGGAGAAAGAAGAACGGGTATCTGCCTATCCTTTATTTGTGTATAAAGCTTATTCCAACCTGTTGAAGGCCTCTGCTAGCGAATGGAAAGGGAATTATGTTCAAGCATTGGAATTTACAAAACAATATGAAAGCATCGTTAATATTGAAGATCCCAATGATGAAGAACAGTTTTATATCACAATGTTCATAGGCTGGACCAAGGTGAACAACATCTTATATAAGTTAATGATGGGTAATGAGGCTGTACTTCCGGATTATGTCGAATGGATCGATAAAAATGAAAAAGAGACGCTCACTGCTCTTGTCAAAATTGTCGAAGCGGCAAATCTTCATAATATGAATGTTGACGCGGTTTTACGCAAATTTGAACATAGGATCGACACGCTTTTAAGTGACTGGGCGTTATCTGCTGGATACAACGAACAAATTAAGAATGATCGCCATTCAAGATTTTTGGTGGAATTATCCGTATACCATTTCCGTCATGAACGCTATACGGAAGGGATGCAAAGGCTGTTGACCTGTTTAAGTTCTGCTATTAAGATTAACAATCACATAGATATCATACAATGTGTTGCTATGTTCGAAAAATTCAGGTCTTTTGCATCCAAAGAAGCTTTGAAAATGTATGCATTTCTTATGGAGGAGGTTCGCTCAAATTATGAAAATCAAAAAGATCGTAGCTATACTCTTGTTTAG
- the cdaS gene encoding sporulation-specific diadenylate cyclase CdaS: MIHRQADCDSSSMRQKLKEDLRRVANRMNETLTRFDQDSVCLLAQFAEIRNEIKRVEVLAASFYLDCYLSPFTEKFAELTVSVQHLSDRRYGALIVIEREISLEKIIHSGVAVDAKVTHALLESLFIPGAPLHDGAVLIRGNQIVSAGNVLPVSQADAIGGKLGTRHRAALGLSELTDAIVLVVSEETGQASFAVDGELHPINVIETIQ, encoded by the coding sequence ATGATCCATCGGCAGGCAGATTGCGACAGTTCATCCATGCGGCAAAAATTGAAGGAGGATCTTCGGCGCGTGGCGAACCGCATGAATGAGACATTGACGCGTTTCGATCAGGATAGCGTCTGTTTGCTGGCACAGTTTGCGGAGATTCGGAACGAGATCAAGAGGGTCGAGGTGCTGGCTGCTTCCTTTTATCTGGACTGCTATTTGTCACCCTTCACGGAGAAATTTGCCGAACTGACGGTGAGTGTGCAGCATTTGTCGGATCGCAGATATGGTGCGTTGATTGTGATCGAACGCGAAATATCGCTTGAGAAGATTATCCATTCCGGCGTTGCCGTGGATGCGAAAGTCACGCATGCTTTGCTTGAGTCGCTTTTTATTCCGGGTGCTCCGTTACACGACGGTGCCGTGTTGATTCGCGGCAACCAGATCGTGTCGGCTGGCAACGTGCTTCCCGTCTCGCAGGCCGACGCCATTGGAGGAAAGTTGGGAACCCGTCACCGGGCCGCGTTGGGACTGAGTGAGCTGACGGACGCGATCGTGCTGGTCGTCTCCGAAGAGACGGGACAGGCTTCTTTTGCAGTCGACGGGGAGCTCCATCCAATCAACGTGATAGAGACGATTCAGTAA
- a CDS encoding helix-turn-helix transcriptional regulator, with amino-acid sequence MVTDTTIRAYIGDFIKMNKLKLQQLAELTGLNAGTISGIVNGNRPIAISQIDALTEAMELPKGHFYEQYAHEFFVEYEPHWRRIEPFLLRCAELNKLDLIRKVVYGVTEKRVYLTDLFELAEQIRANGMGSAALIIYQCIAEGEKYQYSERLALCQYRIFLLSQGLEQKENLRLASVFEQYVDRLDEEDQLDGIKDLMNTYAACSQYDKWYESTFKLENKSKMVRRFLKNKNDYKSVYPPFVYEAYAYLVRGGYYDKVGDYDKALSCAKHYYDLTLFDNPTDEELVHVRKLRKWSHMNTLLYKVLQGDETKVCEYLEAIPDEDKELCIALLNIFQAANKYDYDTDFVMEQYRQTIDRLFSKSLSTTHLFYNIDKVTFFYELAHYQLRKDRFDEGMKFLLKSFEDSICIRDELRTLKCVDLFGEYRNHATVQQMEEYKRLFQTVCERKKYGTN; translated from the coding sequence ATGGTTACGGATACCACAATACGAGCATACATTGGCGATTTCATTAAGATGAATAAGCTGAAGCTCCAACAGTTGGCAGAGCTGACGGGGTTAAATGCAGGAACGATCAGCGGCATCGTGAATGGCAATCGTCCTATTGCTATTTCTCAGATTGATGCGCTCACGGAAGCTATGGAATTACCTAAGGGACATTTTTATGAACAATATGCGCACGAATTTTTTGTGGAATATGAGCCGCATTGGAGAAGAATTGAACCATTCCTCCTTCGCTGCGCCGAATTGAATAAATTGGATTTAATCCGTAAGGTTGTTTATGGAGTGACGGAAAAGCGAGTGTATCTGACGGATTTGTTTGAACTTGCCGAACAAATTCGTGCAAACGGCATGGGGAGCGCGGCATTAATCATTTATCAATGCATTGCTGAGGGGGAGAAGTATCAGTACTCAGAGCGATTGGCACTATGTCAATACAGAATTTTTTTATTGTCACAAGGATTAGAACAGAAGGAAAACTTAAGGCTAGCATCTGTTTTCGAGCAATATGTTGATCGATTGGATGAAGAAGATCAGTTAGACGGAATTAAAGATCTTATGAATACGTATGCAGCTTGTAGTCAGTATGATAAATGGTATGAGTCAACATTTAAATTAGAGAATAAATCAAAAATGGTTCGGCGATTTCTTAAAAATAAAAATGACTATAAATCAGTGTACCCCCCATTCGTATATGAAGCTTATGCATATTTGGTGAGAGGAGGTTATTACGATAAGGTCGGTGATTACGACAAGGCTTTGTCTTGCGCTAAGCATTATTATGACCTCACTCTGTTCGATAACCCGACAGATGAAGAATTGGTTCATGTAAGAAAATTAAGAAAATGGTCCCATATGAATACATTGCTTTATAAAGTATTACAGGGGGATGAAACAAAAGTATGTGAGTACCTAGAAGCGATCCCAGACGAGGATAAGGAACTTTGCATAGCTTTGCTTAATATTTTTCAGGCAGCGAACAAGTATGATTATGATACTGATTTTGTAATGGAGCAGTATCGGCAAACCATTGATCGATTGTTTTCGAAATCGTTGTCGACAACGCATCTATTTTACAATATCGATAAAGTGACATTTTTTTACGAACTTGCACATTATCAATTGCGAAAAGACAGGTTCGACGAAGGTATGAAATTTCTGCTCAAAAGCTTTGAAGATTCGATATGTATTCGAGATGAGCTGCGAACGCTGAAATGCGTTGATCTTTTTGGTGAATACAGGAACCATGCAACCGTACAGCAGATGGAAGAATACAAGAGGTTATTTCAGACTGTTTGTGAGCGTAAAAAATATGGAACCAACTGA
- a CDS encoding amino acid ABC transporter permease, which yields MGTLDFSVLTRHSDRFLEGFLNTIQISLIALVGSFLLGAVIAVFRIAPVKPLNWIGTAFVEFIRNIPLLLVVFFFYLGLPALGISLDGFISGTLGLTIYTAAFIAEAIRAGIQSVPRGQLEAARSSGLSYIQAMKLVILPQAIKIVLPSIGNQFINLVKNSSILAVVAGMDLMYFADLVNSDTFQPLSVYTIVALFYLVLTLPLSFLVHYMERRLGKSDGGIRPKHQHSRKPNKRSEQATM from the coding sequence ATGGGAACATTGGATTTCAGCGTGCTGACGAGGCACTCGGACCGCTTCCTTGAAGGTTTCCTGAATACGATCCAGATTAGCCTGATCGCCCTCGTTGGCAGTTTTCTTTTGGGTGCGGTCATTGCGGTCTTTCGCATCGCTCCCGTCAAGCCGCTTAACTGGATCGGCACCGCGTTTGTCGAGTTCATTCGCAACATCCCGCTGCTGCTGGTCGTGTTTTTCTTTTACCTCGGGCTGCCTGCACTCGGCATTTCATTGGACGGCTTCATCTCGGGCACGCTTGGCCTGACCATTTATACTGCGGCGTTTATCGCCGAAGCGATCCGCGCGGGCATTCAGTCCGTACCGCGCGGGCAGCTGGAGGCCGCCCGGTCATCGGGTCTTTCCTACATTCAGGCCATGAAACTGGTCATCTTGCCGCAGGCAATCAAAATCGTGCTGCCCTCCATCGGCAACCAATTTATCAACCTGGTCAAAAATTCCTCGATACTGGCCGTCGTGGCTGGCATGGATCTGATGTATTTCGCCGACTTGGTCAACTCGGATACGTTCCAGCCGCTCAGCGTTTATACGATCGTTGCCTTGTTCTATCTGGTCCTGACCTTGCCGCTCAGCTTCCTCGTGCACTACATGGAACGGCGGCTCGGGAAAAGCGATGGTGGAATTCGGCCCAAACATCAGCATTCCCGAAAACCGAATAAGCGCTCGGAGCAAGCGACGATGTGA
- a CDS encoding aspartyl-phosphate phosphatase Spo0E family protein, with product MRVPKQIRDQIEQNRKELSRLAADHGMHDQKVLHQSMVLDELINEYYRFDYQKRILNHQPIA from the coding sequence GTGAGAGTACCGAAACAGATTAGAGACCAAATCGAACAGAACCGGAAGGAACTAAGTCGTTTGGCGGCCGATCATGGCATGCACGACCAGAAAGTGCTGCACCAGTCCATGGTGCTGGACGAGCTTATTAATGAGTACTATCGTTTCGATTACCAAAAACGTATTCTGAACCATCAGCCGATTGCGTAG